The DNA segment TAGATAACTTCTCTTAAAGTTGTTCCCATTGGTACTTCGATAAGACCAACGTTGTTGATTTTACCAGCTAAAGCGAACACTTTTGTTCCTTTAGATCTTTCTGTACCAATTTTGCCATACCACTCTGCACCTTTTAATAAGATAACAGGTACGTTAGCAAATGTTTCTACGTTATTAACGTTAGTTGGTTTACCCCAGTAACCTGATTCAGCTGGGAATGGAGGTTTTGTAGTTGGCTCACCACGCTCACCTTCCATAGAGTGGATAAGAGCTGTCTCTTCACCACATACGAATGCACCAGCACCGTAAGTTAATTCAATATCAAATTCAAAACCAGTACCTAAAATGTCAGTACCTAATAAACCATATTCTCTTGCATCATCAATAGCTTTCTCTAAACGTTTGATTGCTAATGGATACTCAGCACGAATATATACGCGACCTTTAGATGCTCCAATAGCATAACCGCAGATAGCCATTGCTTCTACAACTGAATGAGGGTCACCTTCTAAGATAGAACGGTCCATGAATGCACCTGGGTCCCCTTCATCAGCATTACAAATAACATATTTTTGGTCCGCTTCGTTTTTCATAGCGAATTCCCACTTAAGACCAGTTGGGAAACCACCGCCTCCACGGCCACGTAAACCTGATTCTTTCATAACATCGATAACTTGTTGAGGAGTCATTTCAGTTAACGCCTTACCAATTGCTTGATAACCATCTCTTGCTATGTACTCTTCAATGTTATCAGGATCAATGAAACCACAGTTTCTTAATGCGATACGCATTTGTTTTTTATAGAAATCCATATTTTTAGAGTCAGAAACTCTTTCACTTGTTTCTGGATCTTCGAATAATAATCTCTCTACTTTTCTACCTTTTACAATATGTTCAGCAACAAGTTCTTTAGCATCCTCTGGCTTAACTTGTACATAGAAAGTATTATCTGGTAACATTTTAACGATAGGTCCTTTTTCACAGAAACCGAAGCAACCTGTTTTAAGAACCTGAACATCTCCGTCCATACCAGCAGCTTTAACTTCATCTCTTAAGTTATCTACTATTTGAGCTGCATCTGCTGATAAACAACCTGTACCGCCACAGACCAATACGTGCATCTTATAGTTGGACATCTTTTCTGGCCTCCAATCTTATTTATTCATCAATAGTTTTATGAGTTTTAGGGATAATTCCGTCGATTAACTCACCATTTTTGATTGTTTTTTCGATAACATCTTTTGCAACTTCTTGAGTTACATTGCCATAAACTACAGCTTCTTTACCAGGTAAAGTTACTTCAATTGTTGGTTCTGCATAGCAGTATCCCATACAACCTGTTTGTGTTACAACTACGTTATCTAAGCCTTGTTTTCCTGCTTCCTCGATTAAAAAATTCATGATTTCTCTCGCGCCAGATGCAATACCACAAGTAGCCATTGCAACTTTAATTTGAACTAAATCATCAATGTTTTCACCTTTTACTCTTAAATCTACTTTTGATTGTGCAGATTCTTTAATTTTTAATAATTCATCTAAAGATTTAATTTTTGCCATGATTTACCCTCCTAAGAATTATTCGCACTCTGCGATAATATCTGAAACCATGTCAGGTGTTACTCTACCGTATACCTTTTCGCCAATCATTACTACAGGCGCTAACCCACAAGCACCAACGCAACGTAAAGCGTCAATAGAGAATTGACCATCTTCTGATGTTTCACCAGTTTCGATACCAATTTGTTTTTTGAACTCATCAAGTACTTTCTCAGCACCACGAACATAACAAGCTGTTCCCATACATACAGCAATGCTATATTTACCTTTTGGAGTCATTGAGAAGAATGAGTAGAATGACACTACACCAAATACTTTTGACACTGGTAACCCTAATTTTCTAGCTACGAAGATTTGTACCTCTTTTGGTAAGTAACCAAAGATATCTTGAGCTTTGTGAAGAACACGAATTAACTCACCTTTTGTACTAGGCATAGAGTTAATATACTGCTCAAGTTCTTCATACATTTCTTTTGACAACCCTGTGCACTCTGCCATGTCTGTCCCTCCTTGAAAATTTCCTAATAATCTAGAAATTTGTTTTACAAATTCCTTATTGGTTGAATTCAACCACTTAGAATATAAATATTTAAATAATATATGTGGAGCGCATAAAGCGCGTCTTACCTACTTAATATCTCTTTTACTTCTCAAATAATGAATAATACCTTGAACACTGAGTTCTTCTACTTCAATGAAACGATGTTGAAAAATCAAAGCCTCTAAATCATGAGCGTCCGAAGATTGAATCATATTAAAAGATTTGTACTCTTCTTGATATTTGTCAAAATCATCAACGTATTTAGAAACTTCTACAGTTGTTACAGGCAATTGGTCAGGTATTAATCCTAAATTTGAAAGTATACTATAACTTGGACGATCAATATGGGCTGGAACCGCAACCCCACCCAATTTATCGCATATGTTAAATAACTCATCTATAGAAAGATTAGCAGCAGTAGATAAAAACCTGTCGTTCTCACCCACCACCGAATCATTTTCATCGAATATCAGTTGATCACCAAAAATATTCGTTCTATTTTTAATGTTTGGCAATGCGCTATAGACAATTTCCTGCACATTGTATACATCAGTTATCTCTGAAAAAAAACACACCATATGAATTTCTTCTCTTGTCTCTATTTCCATAGCCGGAACCACAATGATATCTTGTTCATTAGCTAATTCCATAACAACTTTAACGTTTTCACAGCTATTATGGTCAGTAATTGCTATAGCATTAAGATCACATATCTTCGCCATATTAACAATATTATTTGGAGACATATCCACATGACCACATGGTGATAGTGCCGTATGAATATGAAAATCATAGTAACATTTCATACAATCATACTTTCATCATAAATTTTTCAGATTCAGTGAAATTTTTAACAACAACTTATAAAAAAAATCCCATTCCTTGTCATTAGCATTTTTCACTATACACATTATAGCAAACAACATTCTATATGTAAACAACAAAAATTACTATTTTAATAGGAAAATATAAACTTTTATCCATAATCAATAACCATTATCTTTTATTCATTTTAATTAATAATCGTTTTCAAAATTAATTACATTTTATTGAATTTATACAAAACCTTTGGTTTTACACCGAGACTTTTTCGTATACCTGAGCTTATCTACACGATATCCTTCAAGTACCTTAAACAGTTCATAAACCCACTATATTTTGTCATTAATTTCTATATTTTGTCATTGTAATCACTCTTACTTTGTTAAAAAAACCGCAATTCCTAGTAATTTACTAGGAATTAACTGACCGTATTGCTTCTATCTGATCTTTTGTGGTACAATGTGTAATAGAACTTTTTTATACTAAATCAGTGGAGGTATCTGCATGAATTTTAAAAAACCTAGCAGTAAAATGATACATGCTATATTCATATTTGCTATTTTTATTGGACTAATGAGTTTATCACGACCCTGGTATGAATTTATACTAGCCTATTTAGCTTATTTTATATTATTCTTTCTTATTTTTCTACCAACCTCTATAGGTAATATGGGTTATTTTATACAGATCTTATTTCACAAGCAAGAACTTGCTAATAAATATTATGAAAAAGCCATTAAAATGGGAACAAAAAGTAATTATGCATTAACTGCTTATGGTTTAGAACTTCTTAGAGGTAATCAACCCAAAAAGGCATTACCCCTATTTCAGCGTAACTTAGAACTTAAATCAACTAAGCCTATTTTTATTAAATATACTGAGATGAACTTAGCAACATGTTATTGGAAATTAGGAGACATCGATAAGTCTATCGAAATACTAGAAGACATGCATGAAAAGTATGAAGTTTTTAATGAAGACTTCTATACAACATTAGGATTTATGTATTTTTTAAATGATGATTTTGATACATCCTTGGAACACACCAAGCAAGCTTTGAAAAAGAATCGTGAACACGGTCCTGCCTATGATAATATGGGTCAAATTCACTACCAGATGGGTGATTTAGATAAAGCTATTAAGTACTTTAAAAAGGGTCTAAAGTATAAAAGTACAATGGCTGATAGTAAGTACTTTCTTGGTCTCATTTATGAAGAACAAGGTGACTATGAACAAGCAGCAGAATATTTCAAAATGGCACATGAAAGCAATATTAATGGTTTAAATACTGTTACACGAGAAGAAGTAGATATGAAATACAATGCTTAT comes from the Vallitalea okinawensis genome and includes:
- a CDS encoding NADH-quinone oxidoreductase subunit NuoF — protein: MSNYKMHVLVCGGTGCLSADAAQIVDNLRDEVKAAGMDGDVQVLKTGCFGFCEKGPIVKMLPDNTFYVQVKPEDAKELVAEHIVKGRKVERLLFEDPETSERVSDSKNMDFYKKQMRIALRNCGFIDPDNIEEYIARDGYQAIGKALTEMTPQQVIDVMKESGLRGRGGGGFPTGLKWEFAMKNEADQKYVICNADEGDPGAFMDRSILEGDPHSVVEAMAICGYAIGASKGRVYIRAEYPLAIKRLEKAIDDAREYGLLGTDILGTGFEFDIELTYGAGAFVCGEETALIHSMEGERGEPTTKPPFPAESGYWGKPTNVNNVETFANVPVILLKGAEWYGKIGTERSKGTKVFALAGKINNVGLIEVPMGTTLREVIYDIGGGIKDGKKFKSVQTGGPSGGCLTEKDLDTPIDFDNLIAKGSMMGSGGMIVMDEDDCMPAVAKFYLEFTEEESCGKCTPCRVGTKRLSELLQLITEGKGTMAHLDEMKRLSRVIKDSALCGLGQTAPNPVLSTMEAFWDEYEAHVNDKKCPAGQCSSLLQYFILEDKCIGCTKCARVCPTNCISGEVKKLHVIDQEKCIKCGACMDNCKFKAIIKR
- a CDS encoding (2Fe-2S) ferredoxin domain-containing protein, whose product is MAKIKSLDELLKIKESAQSKVDLRVKGENIDDLVQIKVAMATCGIASGAREIMNFLIEEAGKQGLDNVVVTQTGCMGYCYAEPTIEVTLPGKEAVVYGNVTQEVAKDVIEKTIKNGELIDGIIPKTHKTIDE
- a CDS encoding NADH-quinone oxidoreductase subunit NuoE family protein — translated: MAECTGLSKEMYEELEQYINSMPSTKGELIRVLHKAQDIFGYLPKEVQIFVARKLGLPVSKVFGVVSFYSFFSMTPKGKYSIAVCMGTACYVRGAEKVLDEFKKQIGIETGETSEDGQFSIDALRCVGACGLAPVVMIGEKVYGRVTPDMVSDIIAECE
- a CDS encoding PHP domain-containing protein — its product is MKCYYDFHIHTALSPCGHVDMSPNNIVNMAKICDLNAIAITDHNSCENVKVVMELANEQDIIVVPAMEIETREEIHMVCFFSEITDVYNVQEIVYSALPNIKNRTNIFGDQLIFDENDSVVGENDRFLSTAANLSIDELFNICDKLGGVAVPAHIDRPSYSILSNLGLIPDQLPVTTVEVSKYVDDFDKYQEEYKSFNMIQSSDAHDLEALIFQHRFIEVEELSVQGIIHYLRSKRDIK
- a CDS encoding tetratricopeptide repeat protein; the protein is MNFKKPSSKMIHAIFIFAIFIGLMSLSRPWYEFILAYLAYFILFFLIFLPTSIGNMGYFIQILFHKQELANKYYEKAIKMGTKSNYALTAYGLELLRGNQPKKALPLFQRNLELKSTKPIFIKYTEMNLATCYWKLGDIDKSIEILEDMHEKYEVFNEDFYTTLGFMYFLNDDFDTSLEHTKQALKKNREHGPAYDNMGQIHYQMGDLDKAIKYFKKGLKYKSTMADSKYFLGLIYEEQGDYEQAAEYFKMAHESNINGLNTVTREEVDMKYNAYK